A region of the Ptychodera flava strain L36383 chromosome 22, AS_Pfla_20210202, whole genome shotgun sequence genome:
CTAgaaatcttgaaagtgaaataaacctcattcacacatacatgaagtcttatatatatttttttaattatcatAATGCCACAGACCACGGTGAATCCTGAAAATTGTTTACCTTTGTATGAATTACATTATCTTGTACTAGTAGTAGTAGGAAAATTTAGGAAAAAGTATTGAAAGGAAAATATCAGTTGTATGTTTCCTGCTTGTTGAAAAAGAATTATCAGTTAGAATGTACGTATaatttaattgtatttttgtgagTGTGACTTCAGAAATATTATCATATTGACATAATATCGTACATATAGTAGTATTCTAACCACGATACAGAACATTTATTCAACCAATTACTCTGTTTTCATTGTCTCTGTCCTTGGTTTTGTTGACTCCATTTGACAACAAAGAATATCAGTCCAGCAAACAGCAATCCTTGCAGACCAAAGAACAAAAGAGCTAAAAGCATTCCAACGCTTGCTATAGGCTCTACAACATAAGACCCGAGATTCCATCTGGGTACACCTGCGTCTAAGAGTCTTTGGTTGAGATTGTCAAATATGGAGACTTGTTGCATTTGTCCTCCGGCATATTGCTGATTGTAGTTTTCGTGCTGCACAAATCCCTACGGAGAGAATGGAGGTGACTGAGGTGACTCAAATATGAGCGCTGGGGCACATTAAAATATGAGAAAAGAATTAATAATACTGCTATCGTTTTGTGTGCACTCAGAATTTTGAAAGGTATGAGCCCATTAGcagtagaaaaaaaacacacacaaaatttTTATACAAGAACAGCAAGTTCTGTTTACTTGAATTTTTCCATGTAGTACATACATGTGAGAGTGCCCATTCAACAATGTGTATTTCGCAAACATGCAGGCATTTTCAGTACATTTTACAACTTTTCTAAACCACAATTTAAAGGCAGAAAGGCTATGTGGTGAAGTTCTATTCAAATACGCATGCTCTTTATGAAAACCTTGAAAATCTATGCATGCAGGGATACTAAAAGAAGAATGTTATTAGTTCTGCCTTGTTACAGTAATAAGCATTCATCCCGTCAAAtcctttttactttttttgctTCTGCTGTGTTATGCACAGATGTATTGAAGAAGACTTGTGATTGTAAACCTATAATCTAAAGCTTTGAGGAAAGAACAAATAGACATAGCTATCTTTCTATGATCTTAATTTCCCATCAGTTGCTCTATTATGCATGTATGTCAGAATTCACAATGAGTGACAGAAATCTCAAATTgttgtatacatacatgtaagctgaacaaataaaatttaatcatCTGAGTGAATCAGTGGATTTCCTTACCCACCCGTACGAAACCATCAGCTGCCATGTGTTTGTATTCAACAGAGAAAGTAATGAGGGGGTTTACTTGTCTCTTTACATAAGAGAAATAAAACTATAGACATTTCATTGTTTCACTATATGAATCCCTACTACCGGTAATCCTAGTGTAGTGCCTACTCCATGACCAAATATTCATTGTCCAGGAGCTACATGTACGTGTTAACATAGAACGCATGTTACTGATTACCTGGCGTGGTCTGCCAGCTGTGTCTGGCCGTCTGCTGGATGATTGACGCACCCTCGGGTCATCGTCGGGCACTATCTCTCCATTAGCCAGAATCTTCACCATTGTTTAAGCTGAGTACAAAAGAGATACATCATAAAGCATTATGCAATATGGCAACCTTTACTGATCCAAACAGTCTGATAAATTTATCATGTATGCCATAATTGTTTGAAGATGTATGGTGGATATTCAGTGGAGCAGGGTGTGTCAGGCTCTAATGCACATGAATGCATCATATAGCATTGTCCTAATACACACATGTAGAAATCGATCAGCTTGCTATTGTAACAATACCATTATACATGTAGATCAATCAGATTGCTCTCTATACTGTAAACATCACCAGTGGAGCAAAAGACTTTCCAGTTCACTGTCCGTGGTATAACATTGTCCTAATACACATAcaaacactgtacatgtatctatcaGATTGTTACATAATTAATATGCAAGATAGAAAACAGCACAGGAAAAGATAAATTGACTGCTTGCAATCTAGCTGATTCTATAATCTTTTACTCATGTATCTAAAATCAGTTTTCATAATATTTCCAcatattattcaatttattcagaattttgaattttggctGTAAAAAAGAAGTGTTACATGTATAAGGAATGGAGTTATAAAATATACTGTATGTGTatactttaaaaagtatttaaTGACCTTATCAAATTGCAAAATGAAAACTGCCAATATTTGATCATGTTAAACTGGGTCCTAAATTATACATACATCATAACGTACTGTATAAATAAAGCTACTGTTACCATCACTTGGAAAATCTGAATGCAGTACTCCATAGACCCCTgtcaatgaaatttgaaaaatatgtgtgGAGGAAGGAGTATTTCGTGttggttttaaaaaaaaaatgcctTGGACAACATAAACTCTAGATTAATGAGGACTAGATTTTCCCCATATGGGTAATGGAAGTGCTTGATGTGCAGCCATTAGGAAAATTGATTGAGAACATATTGAGAGGGAGGAAAATcttctgaaacaaaaaaaagtaGCATTAGTGAAGCTTTCTGAGAATAACACTGACCATGGCAGAAATGCAATGACAAAACTCAAAATGTAACACATGTAGTTCATCAATTTACCACATGCTTTTGTCATTACATGTAGTtgttgaaagtgaataaaatgaGCTGTTCTGTAGTGCCATTACCAAAGTGACTGGATCAAACTCTAGAAGACTGAGAAGATTACAATATTAATCTCAAGTGGTATTTGATCACATGTGTATTACTTCTTGACAAGACATAATGGCTagacaatatacatgtatttcaagcATAAAAGAAATCCATGTTCCAAGGCAAAGCTTTCAAGCTTTCTCACAATACTTTGAATTAGGTACTTGTGACCAAATGATGATAAATTTGGCATTTTTCTAAGAATGATGAACATAAATTAATAGGTAATAGGTGAACAAAAGGGATGATTGGCAATGGCTGCATATGGTGGCACCTTGTCATACTCTCTCTTCAGTATAGCAAGAGTCTTtacttctttttttttttttttgaaaaagataaattttttcaacatagtcacaaataaaacaaatctacataactgtgaatgcgttaaaattacaatgcgtcttgtgtgaaaaacaaaataattagctgtttgattacaaagatcatcatatgaatgcatcaggatgcattcttctccttccagtcttacaaggcttgaaaactttgtgataaatcctcagttttgttcatcatcttataaatgaaatacaatgtattcatccatgaggagagatgacatttcaattgcatgacataggattgaagggaaactttaatcccatcaagagtaaccgaatttcgaatattccaaactgtatattttacaaaggaagtaatacagtaaataatgtcagatgttgcattattatcattttcgattcctgcaattgctaatcttttgatattgatattattatcaaagttgtggtttctgacaaagaaagaaatacatttctgccagatttctttaacatatttacactcaaataagatgtgttccagtgtttcttcttggccacaaatatggcatttcccatcacttaaattgaaagttttggccaagcttcctgtgactaggcctcgatggaaaatcttccaatttaaatcatttactgaattgctgacaattctgttgaattaagacggctgaatagagtagctttgtaactgtcagtaagacttagattctcagcccatttttgaccaatctgacctctgactgcatgccatttcttatcaactaatttccaataaagtgacttggttttgacctcactttttgtcagaccataattctctaagtctaagatatcatagttttcttcatttggatgtttgaagaaatgatttgtttccaggaatctggaatagcattgaggagtgtttcatactctgttttgatttcctcttgcacatgtctatttgtacctcctctaatttttgcaattatttcccattgttgaagccagtcatttctgtcatcattccagatgtccctaagccttaaaattccactctttgaccatttgtcataaaagaggacacttccttcattcttaatattgtcgttataccacagaacttctctaagaagattctgttttgatgttggcagattcactcttgtaagtctaagtgacttccaggtatttaacatatccccatacaccattggggttcgtttgttgttgactttgaaattgagatgcaggtagtgataatcactattaagtttattgtcataactcgctatgaaatattttgataagctggcccatttaggggtccccttatctggatttttctcaaatagtttcataagccactttaattggagtgcattaattttttcttcaatgtcgacaacttttttgccacagtcatcatatctttgaatgaaaatacccctttttataacttctcgtttacctctccaaataaatttccataatttactatttgcttcattaataatttccttaggtacgtgatcaaatgatgccaggtaccataattttgatgcagccagcatattagCTACTATTGCTCTGCCTTTAAACGACAGATTTCTAGTATTCCAGATCTTAAGgcaattcgtaaatttttccatcactgttttccagttttctctagatgtgttactgtttccaaacccactcccaagatctgtaaaaccttgtttgagaaatcgatcccttccactgaatcagtgcggtttttaaaactcccagcccataaacctttggatttctttttgttcagctttgcacctgttgctttttcatatttgttaaacattttcaatgactgagtaatgcttttcaaatttcacaagtaaagagtcgtatcatctgcaaaactcTTAATTTTTTCCTCTTGTTTGTCTGGTAGTATGAATCCTGATATGCTGTCATCTTTACGAATATTTTCGGCTAGCACTTCTGCTGCCATGATATACAGTAACGGTGATAAGGGGCACCCTTGTCTCACACCCTTCTGAAGTTGAATACTGCGAGAAAGAAAGCCATTACACTTAATTTTGCATGTAGTATTATTATAAagaatttttatccacttgataAAGTCAGTGCCAAAGTTGAATTTGTCAAGGACTTGAAAAAGGAAGTCTCTGTTTAAcctgtcaaaagcttttgttTGGTCAAGACTTATGACAATAGAGGTTTATCAGTAAAATTAGCGTATTCAATAATATCTCTAGTAAAGACAATATTATCACCTATCTCCCGCCCGGGGATGTATCCACATTGATCTGGGCTACATATTTTGCCAATTACCTTCCGCACCCTATTAGCAATTACTTTTGCAAGAATCTTATAGTCTACATTGAGGAGACTTATCGGTCTCCAATTGTTTAAGTCTGCCTTATCTCCCTTTTTATAGAGCAAAGAAACTAAACCAAGTTTCTGGCTGTTCGTTAATTCCCCTGAATTAAAGCAAGCGTTAAATGTTTCAATTAGTCTTTACTTTCAATCAAAGCCAGGATCTAGAACAGCGCCCCCTAGTGGCAGGGCTAGATTTTTTTATTCGCCTACAATCCGAAACTGGGGTCATTTTACTTTCTGCTAATTGCTAGTTTCACACATTTTACAAACTATCAGTGTTAAATACAACTAACACACTGGCAACAAAGGTGTAAAGTACTTTAAGATATTAAAATCCTGAACAGCCATTCTGGCTAAATGACTCTAATTGCTCCTGTagccacacacatacatgtacttgtatcacatgtacatgtataaattttgtatacagaGCACTCCTGGTCAAAGTGTTTAAGTTGACTGCTACTTTTCATTGACGGTAAGAATGTAGGGCcacaattacaaatttgaaTGGGGACAAAACTCATCACACTGACAATCTATCACTGCTTTCTCCCCTCGGAAATTTACAGTATTGCCTACCTACTAGCAATTACTTTTGCCTAACTTACACAAAACAAACTTGTTTTCCCCTTCAGGTTAGCTTGATTTTCACAGAAAGTAagtttgatttttgtaattaataatcgtcaaaatttaatgaaacaattATCATCGCATATTCATAACTCTAACAAACTGAAAAAGTCATAAGCAAATGCATGAGTACATCACTACTTGCTGCAACTatgacaaatgaaaatattgcatatatgaAAGAAGAAATATGTTTCCTAAATCATGTATGTATACTGTACCCATGCTCATATCGCTCCACCCTACAGATGTTTACCCTAAAATAGTAGCCATTTTATACACTATACAGCTATAAACGTTGAGATATGCATTATAAAAGTCATCAGTTTTGGAGTGTTCCTGAACTATATGTACATTTGAAACTTGAAAgtaaacaaatacatgtaaatacacaACAAAGCTGCTGTTCTTCACCTACATGTGCGTTGTGATGTTTAAACCATGGTATTTCAAAAAGACCCAATACTTATAACTTGTGAGTGAAAAGCAGTATCTGTCGTAGAAACAACGCTTCCGCTGCATTTGAAATGCCACAGCACTACTAGATATTTGACTTTATTTGTGtgattacatgtacataccggtatacataAACTCCCATTGTGAAAAACcactgtattctctgaaaggaaaggagtaccaaaatatttttgagTAGCATCATGATAAAGCAGATATATATGTAAGCTCTGACTCAGAGAAAGCCCCCTCCCTGCTAGCATCTTACAGCTGGGAAAAAGAGTCCTTATACAAAAGTCAAATCGCATAGAAACCAGATTTTTTTGCTAATACATGTAGGATTTAAGTCATGTCAttacaatgttacaaatattgtgGTCTTGGCTACGACAGTGATTGACTGCCAAGGGGCAGCCTATCATTCTGATAAATACCAATAATAGAACCGACACTAACCATAGACCtcgtttctcgagggtctatgcacTAACTTATTCCCCAAAATATTTCCTGACTCTTGACAACGATCAATTCAATGCAAAATGAATATTTACCGTACTACAAGAACCCCCTGATGCAAAAATGGTTTCAACGCATGGCACTGGAGCCATCTCAACCCCTTTACTGTACAAGTGCATAAAATACATACCTGGATAGTAATGTTTTGGTTTGATAACTAATTCACTGACTGCTGTTTGCAAGTTACAAACAAGGATTTTTTTCTGTGTAACCTTTccaacaaaattgatgaaaaataacTGTAAGGTATCTCAGATTCCAAAAGTATCTACGCCCTTATTTTTtgttattacacctcactcattcaacgtgcactgccattggttaaacacgactcacgtgacatgtaaaagaacgtgatgatgccctctgcgaatgtgatgatgccctctgcgaacttgatgatgccctctgcatttgatattacatggatgacgtcattttacttactgcgcatcctttctgcgcaaaacaaattgtcgttcgcttgttgtactttgcagttggcaacttatggctgcgaaacgtcatgcagagctgtcaccggcacagttagacgatattttgatgcaggtaaacagcaaacgaacgaaaatggcaacaaggaatgcaatttctgtgttcagcgactatacaagcaacaaatttggatacgccaccgaggagatcggcaaacttttaCGCTGAGGttcggactcagaaggcgaactgtactcgaagaagtctttgtgtttttgtttctttgcatgtttgcttgttcggtgtaataaaaataataacacatgagagcttgggcaagatcacgattttttgcctgccctcgggctggtggtcatgatcgaaatactgatgatgccctcgcctacggctcgggcatcatcagtatttcgatcatgaccaccatcccttgggcaggcaataaatcttgatcttgccctcgctctcatgtgttattatttaattaattgATACATATACAGTGACAACAAAAGAGTTTTCAACCTTTCAGTCAAAACTATCTTCCCATATGTATGTTAGTTGGGATGAAGGTAAATGTAAATGCACATTGAGCATTGTCGCAACCTTCCACCATTTGACAGGACAAATTGATAGAACATAGTTTCCATAGTTGAGTAGGCACTTCCCTTTTGCATGCATGGAGAGACTGCGCATGATCACAACTATATGGCACTATCATAATAGCACTACTGCATACATGAAGTGATGGTACATCTGATCAGCTTGACTGATTCACAAATCATGAACATCTAGAGACTTTGactcatattttttttgttataaAAAGGAGCGATGTGGTATTTAAATTTCGACTGATTACAGTGACTGATAGGTTAATATTCTGAGGAGCAGCAACAGGCAGTAATAAGTGGGACTGACAAGATGGTGTGAACTACTTCAAGTACTTGTGTCAAAATGGAGAGGGTTTGAAGTGACCTGCTCCCCTTATGCATACACTATAGTTAGGGTTAGAAGAGACCCACATGGTAGGCTAGGGTTTTTTCTGTAGGATGAACAGCACCAGTCAATCTGTTATCCGCAGCACTGCAGGACAAATATTAGTGGCAGTTGAGTTGTTATCCTCATAGCATAGAATAGTCTTAATCCACGGTAACCCCCACAAAAGCAGTAATTTACCTTGTGTGGGCACAGACCCTTGGGGAGTTCAGTGTACAGTAATACTACAATGGACAACCTGAGTCCCTGTGTGCGTGGGAGTAATGACCAATCGCCTACTTTCTGTCACTTCGACCCCTGCCCCGATTCGAACCAAGCAATTCACACCCTCTTATTgctggtgtgtgtgtgtgtgtgtgtgtgtggagagAGGGGTTGTCTGGTCTTTTCAATCTCacgaaggcgcgactttgcacaattttaaatatcggatatttacaatctagtatcgaagtttgacatatcgacgtttTCGGgactagtatcgatactagacgatactagaatgaaatGCCGTCGTTCCATGGGAAGCCGTTGGGGACTTTAATaacgatactagacgatactatgaTGACTAGCCTTGTACCTCGGCacaccggatctgtgaaatctccgatatttacccgatatttatcggcgatttggggactctaatatcgatactagacgatactagaatgacttgcctcgtgccccggcacgccggatctgtgaaatctccgatatttacccgatatttatcggcgatttggggactctaatatcgatactagacgatactagaatacTTGCCTTGTACCTCGgcacgccagatctgtgaaatctccgatatttacccgatatttatcggcgatatggagactctaatatcaatatatcaatatatttgaGTCTGtaaaatcgcaagtaaatatccgatatatatcggagatttcacaacctcaccgttctggccaagcccgacttccgaggtctgactctagcatcgatactagacgatactagagtttgTCAAAtggcaagtaaatatccgatatatatcggaggtttcacaacctc
Encoded here:
- the LOC139122640 gene encoding protein FAM241B-like, giving the protein MVKILANGEIVPDDDPRVRQSSSRRPDTAGRPRQGFVQHENYNQQYAGGQMQQVSIFDNLNQRLLDAGVPRWNLGSYVVEPIASVGMLLALLFFGLQGLLFAGLIFFVVKWSQQNQGQRQ